The proteins below come from a single Polynucleobacter sp. MWH-UH23A genomic window:
- a CDS encoding co-chaperone GroES — MNLRPLHDRVIIKRLDQESKTASGIIIPDAAAEKPDQGEVLAVGPGKRDDSGKLNAPDVKVGDRVLFGKYAGQTVKVDNEELIVMREDDIMAVVQK, encoded by the coding sequence ATGAATTTGCGTCCTTTACATGATCGCGTAATCATCAAGCGTTTGGATCAAGAATCAAAAACAGCCTCTGGAATCATCATTCCAGATGCGGCTGCAGAAAAGCCTGATCAAGGTGAAGTTCTAGCAGTTGGCCCAGGCAAGCGCGATGACAGTGGCAAATTAAATGCACCAGACGTCAAAGTTGGCGATCGCGTGTTGTTTGGTAAGTACGCTGGCCAAACTGTAAAAGTCGACAACGAAGAACTCATCGTGATGCGTGAAGACGACATCATGGCTGTTGTTCAGAAGTAA
- a CDS encoding L-threonylcarbamoyladenylate synthase translates to MSGATTGGSSPQSLVINEAAQALRNGRLVAFPTETVYGLGADACNPSAIQKVFTTKGRPSNHPLIVHLAAPEQLGHGQIDWVSVLAPWARDIPEDALKLMDAFWPGPLTLVFKKDKHVLNEITGGQDTVAIRSPAHPIAQELLRQFQGGVVAPSANRFGKVSPTSAADVRSEFEDDANLLVIDGGDCEVGIESTIVDVSSGDRTVLLRPGVITPKEILAKTGVQVYGPSEIGDTNVHPESLPRVSGSLKAHYAPTTPLRLYASGRVLDALTEFPDTKSRVAVAVWDSESPLADDGHPSAQLEEVEVPSDSITFASRLYRTLRDLDEQGWDLILFPEPPAGEEWDGVRDRLQRACFGSGPSSSSHDSN, encoded by the coding sequence ATGTCTGGGGCAACAACTGGCGGTTCGTCGCCACAATCGTTAGTCATCAATGAAGCTGCTCAGGCCTTGCGTAATGGACGCTTGGTCGCCTTTCCGACGGAAACGGTGTACGGCTTGGGCGCTGATGCTTGCAATCCCAGTGCCATTCAAAAAGTATTTACGACAAAAGGTCGACCATCGAATCACCCTTTGATAGTTCACCTCGCCGCTCCTGAACAATTGGGACATGGGCAAATTGATTGGGTGTCAGTTCTAGCGCCATGGGCAAGAGATATTCCCGAGGATGCTCTCAAACTGATGGATGCTTTTTGGCCCGGCCCATTAACTTTGGTTTTTAAAAAAGATAAGCATGTGCTCAATGAGATTACGGGCGGTCAAGACACAGTTGCCATTCGGTCTCCTGCACACCCCATTGCACAAGAATTATTACGACAATTCCAAGGTGGGGTTGTAGCCCCTTCAGCCAATCGCTTCGGCAAAGTTTCTCCAACAAGTGCGGCGGATGTGCGCAGTGAATTTGAAGATGACGCAAATTTACTAGTAATTGATGGCGGTGATTGCGAGGTTGGTATTGAGTCGACGATTGTGGATGTCTCCAGTGGAGATCGCACAGTGCTTCTACGTCCAGGCGTGATTACACCAAAAGAAATATTGGCCAAAACTGGCGTACAAGTTTATGGGCCTAGTGAGATAGGGGATACCAATGTTCATCCAGAATCTTTACCAAGAGTATCTGGGAGCTTAAAGGCCCATTACGCACCTACAACCCCCTTGCGCTTGTACGCTTCTGGCCGAGTCCTTGATGCCCTCACTGAATTCCCAGACACAAAGTCACGGGTTGCTGTTGCTGTTTGGGATTCTGAATCCCCTTTGGCGGATGACGGGCATCCATCGGCGCAACTCGAGGAAGTGGAGGTTCCGAGTGATAGCATTACCTTTGCAAGTCGCTTGTATCGCACGCTCAGAGATTTGGATGAGCAGGGGTGGGATCTCATATTGTTCCCAGAGCCACCTGCTGGCGAAGAGTGGGATGGGGTGAGAGACCGTCTTCAGCGCGCGTGCTTTGGTTCTGGACCATCCTCAAGTAGCCACGATAGCAATTGA
- a CDS encoding response regulator transcription factor yields MRKRVMLVDDHPAMLMALKSMLQDQLVFEVVGQSQNGEECLRSIKEINPDMVILDLDMPKTDGFDVIRRIGLMYPDIRMLILSSMDEAVYGGRVRSLGGHGFVNKTAGADVILAACVAISQGYTFFTYGKNGNSSLTDSEKLAMISDRELQVMKYLGKGNSNQQISDLLHISNKTVATYKTRVFEKLGINNIADLILFCRMNNIIES; encoded by the coding sequence ATGAGAAAACGCGTGATGTTGGTAGATGACCATCCTGCAATGCTGATGGCTCTAAAAAGTATGTTGCAAGACCAGTTGGTATTTGAAGTGGTCGGGCAATCCCAAAATGGCGAGGAATGTCTTCGATCCATTAAAGAAATTAATCCTGACATGGTAATTTTGGATTTAGATATGCCAAAGACAGATGGCTTTGATGTGATTCGTCGAATTGGACTCATGTATCCAGATATACGCATGTTGATTCTGTCCAGCATGGATGAAGCAGTGTATGGTGGGCGAGTTCGATCGCTTGGCGGACATGGCTTCGTTAATAAAACTGCTGGGGCAGATGTAATTCTGGCAGCCTGTGTCGCAATTTCCCAAGGCTACACATTTTTTACATATGGAAAAAATGGAAATAGCTCATTAACCGATAGTGAAAAGTTGGCGATGATCTCAGATCGCGAACTACAAGTCATGAAGTATCTTGGCAAAGGGAATTCTAATCAGCAAATCTCTGATTTATTGCACATTAGCAATAAAACTGTGGCCACATATAAAACACGCGTCTTTGAAAAACTTGGCATTAATAATATTGCCGACTTAATTCTATTCTGCAGAATGAATAACATTATCGAAAGCTAA
- a CDS encoding ATP-binding protein, which translates to MHRFFVKSFFSCGLLFSGVIYATSISSAEQRWIDAHPIVHFSIHEKYAPYLLEGEDASSHGVFHKILQKLSEYTQQEFRPKWRKTEQEGLKQLVNGEVDFMIDPPSLNDEYLRFGSLSEAIFWGQDAIVTKINNGDGIGSQAKLGYLDRGYENPPIISDPQTKPSNNPEKLLLSLLANDIEALVLPIRLAQHLLKNQTNPELQIDGIYQREPFAYRWLISHENKPLHQLLERFLNRLDPIESRHLFAVEPYPSENISNPVSTLGWFASLAILIIGGSLIWSLYQKQSFQEQALASLNTSKEIAEKANAAKSSFLATMSHEIRTPMNAILGVQELLLNSKQFPVHEKSLLKSAHASAESLLGILNQVLDLSKIEAGKLTLNLEPCCLNSIIDNLNHAFSAVATKHNLILHTSKDPRIAEVLMIDALRLRQVLQNLLSNAIKFTNQGEIYFSISVLADDHAGQLIEFRIIDTGIGMEKEDIALALQPFEQIPGKNSSENGTGLGLTITNHLVSSMNSQLYFESAPGLGSNIHFSIAFPRTSIAASRTSYTEAPVVNAKKFISRNHPNQPLKALVVEDHPASRQIISLQLEALGIQVSVCDNADTALEKIHQHTFDLLITDQSIPGMQGSELARRIRNIGFSDLVIIGVTADIYALDSRHHFLSAGMNGVLIKPLSLLGLENELARYFSISTVTPSAQSNEEESFSFDAFANLIANDPKQILIILDEIKKVHDEALLKLNDPSINKSELASLIHKVKGGALLLQASRFVQRCEALEEDGDFLKRLSTFKDLLREQNRLIRHYQEK; encoded by the coding sequence ATGCATCGATTCTTTGTTAAATCATTTTTCTCTTGCGGACTTCTTTTCAGTGGAGTGATATACGCCACCTCAATCAGTTCCGCCGAGCAGCGTTGGATCGATGCACACCCTATTGTCCACTTTAGTATTCATGAAAAATATGCTCCTTATCTTTTAGAAGGTGAAGATGCTAGTTCTCATGGCGTCTTTCATAAGATCCTGCAAAAACTCAGTGAGTACACCCAACAAGAATTTCGTCCGAAGTGGCGAAAAACTGAACAAGAAGGTTTAAAACAATTAGTTAATGGGGAAGTGGATTTCATGATTGACCCACCATCTCTTAATGACGAATATCTTCGCTTTGGCTCTCTGTCAGAAGCCATTTTCTGGGGACAAGACGCAATTGTCACCAAAATAAATAATGGCGATGGAATTGGATCACAAGCAAAACTTGGCTATCTTGATCGAGGCTATGAAAACCCTCCTATCATTTCGGATCCACAAACCAAGCCATCAAATAATCCAGAAAAGTTGCTATTGAGCTTGCTAGCTAATGATATCGAAGCCCTAGTACTTCCAATTCGCTTAGCCCAACATCTACTCAAAAACCAAACGAATCCAGAGCTTCAAATAGATGGAATTTACCAACGAGAACCCTTTGCCTATCGTTGGCTTATTTCCCATGAAAACAAACCACTACATCAACTGTTAGAGCGATTTTTAAATCGTCTGGATCCTATTGAATCTCGGCATCTATTCGCAGTTGAACCATATCCCAGTGAGAATATTTCAAATCCAGTTAGCACACTAGGATGGTTTGCCAGTCTAGCGATTCTCATCATTGGAGGATCTTTAATTTGGAGCCTTTATCAAAAGCAATCCTTCCAAGAGCAAGCTTTGGCAAGCCTAAACACATCAAAAGAAATTGCAGAAAAGGCAAATGCCGCCAAAAGTTCATTTTTGGCAACAATGAGCCATGAAATTCGGACGCCTATGAACGCAATCTTAGGTGTTCAAGAATTATTACTTAATAGCAAGCAATTCCCCGTACATGAAAAATCTTTATTAAAGAGTGCACATGCTTCTGCTGAGTCTTTACTTGGAATCCTTAACCAGGTTCTTGACCTATCAAAGATAGAGGCTGGCAAACTCACTCTAAATTTGGAGCCCTGCTGCTTAAATAGCATTATCGACAACCTTAATCACGCCTTTTCAGCGGTTGCCACTAAGCACAACTTAATTCTTCACACTTCTAAAGACCCCAGAATCGCCGAAGTACTTATGATTGATGCCCTGCGCCTTCGTCAGGTACTGCAAAACCTTCTGAGTAATGCAATTAAATTCACGAACCAAGGTGAAATCTACTTTTCTATTAGTGTGCTAGCTGATGATCATGCAGGCCAGCTGATTGAATTTCGTATCATTGATACTGGTATCGGTATGGAAAAAGAAGATATTGCACTTGCTCTACAACCCTTTGAACAAATACCAGGCAAAAACAGCAGCGAGAATGGAACTGGCCTGGGTCTTACCATTACCAATCATTTAGTAAGCTCAATGAACAGTCAGCTCTATTTTGAGAGCGCGCCAGGCTTGGGAAGCAACATTCACTTTTCGATTGCCTTTCCACGCACCAGCATTGCAGCCTCACGCACCTCATATACCGAAGCTCCAGTAGTAAATGCTAAAAAATTCATCTCTAGAAACCATCCTAATCAACCCCTTAAAGCCTTGGTTGTAGAAGATCATCCCGCTAGTAGACAGATTATTTCCCTTCAACTTGAAGCTTTAGGAATTCAAGTTTCAGTTTGTGATAATGCGGATACGGCTTTAGAAAAAATTCATCAACATACTTTTGATTTGCTAATTACAGATCAATCCATTCCCGGCATGCAAGGATCTGAGTTGGCTAGACGTATTCGGAATATAGGCTTTAGCGATCTAGTGATTATTGGTGTCACTGCGGATATCTACGCGCTAGATTCCCGCCATCACTTTTTATCAGCCGGCATGAATGGAGTTCTTATTAAGCCTCTTAGCCTACTAGGTCTTGAAAATGAATTAGCGCGCTATTTCTCTATATCTACCGTAACCCCCTCAGCCCAGAGCAATGAAGAGGAAAGCTTTTCTTTTGATGCATTCGCAAACCTGATAGCTAATGATCCAAAGCAAATATTGATCATCCTAGATGAAATTAAAAAGGTGCATGATGAAGCGCTTTTAAAATTAAACGACCCGTCTATCAACAAAAGCGAACTTGCTAGCCTTATTCATAAGGTGAAAGGTGGCGCCCTTTTGCTTCAAGCAAGTCGTTTTGTCCAACGCTGTGAAGCTCTTGAGGAAGATGGCGATTTTTTGAAGCGACTAAGTACCTTTAAAGATCTTTTGCGTGAGCAAAATCGGCTTATTCGGCACTATCAAGAAAAGTAA
- the purE gene encoding 5-(carboxyamino)imidazole ribonucleotide mutase, with amino-acid sequence MSKKPVVGIVMGSNSDWDTMQHAAQMLEQFGVAHEAKVLSAHRMPDDMFQYAENAQANGLQAIIAGAGGAAHLPGMLASKTIVPVYGVPVASKYLRGEDSLYSIVQMPKGIPVATFAIGEAGAANAALHVIAGLALHDADLAKRLEEFRVKQSDAARSMNLPGYN; translated from the coding sequence ATGAGCAAAAAGCCAGTTGTCGGAATCGTGATGGGGTCCAATTCAGATTGGGACACCATGCAGCACGCCGCTCAAATGCTTGAGCAGTTTGGTGTAGCTCACGAAGCCAAGGTGTTGTCCGCTCATCGCATGCCTGATGATATGTTTCAGTATGCAGAGAACGCCCAAGCAAATGGTTTGCAAGCCATTATTGCTGGCGCTGGCGGTGCCGCTCACTTACCAGGTATGTTGGCATCAAAAACAATTGTTCCTGTGTATGGCGTGCCTGTTGCTAGTAAGTATTTGAGAGGTGAAGACTCTTTATATTCAATTGTGCAAATGCCCAAAGGAATTCCTGTTGCTACCTTCGCCATTGGTGAGGCTGGTGCTGCAAATGCGGCTTTGCATGTGATTGCAGGCTTGGCATTGCATGATGCTGACTTGGCAAAACGATTGGAAGAGTTTCGCGTAAAACAATCCGATGCGGCGCGCTCAATGAATTTGCCAGGATATAACTAG
- the dacB gene encoding D-alanyl-D-alanine carboxypeptidase/D-alanyl-D-alanine-endopeptidase, whose translation MKTASHLIAQYVVTILCFGGCIFGLSAKAKDNPDTQLPRTVVNSLERNQIPLSAISISVTEIEPGKPGKHLGKAILGWRESEPMNPASTMKVITTLAGLDILGPQYRWRTKIFTDGVIRQGTLIGNLYLQGSGDPKFIPEELAKLMKDLQALGIQKIDGNLFFDRSAYAPSVMEHNTIDGESLRAYNVPPDPLLYAFRTLSFQLGKSRTADFIDINYTPTLSQLKVVNQMQLVDRSCDNWKSNIRFNLDPEVVASTDQAITAQFSGSFPNACKSVNFNVVALDPNTFLTQGFAAAWELAGGAWVKPPVGKDGAVPLAARLLLQFEGIPLADDVQDINKYSNNVMARQLLLTLALEKMGKPATTTNGDLVIQSWLKQNGLYFNGLVIENGSGLSRNEAITADQMNQLLLKARNLPISEVFYNSLPIAGADGTMRNRLMTQLRKFLHLKKKPEVRMKTGSLADVRAISGYVVSKSGKMYAVSSFINHPNAWKGLEAHDQLLSWLLEDGPEPKHAR comes from the coding sequence ATGAAAACCGCATCTCATTTAATAGCGCAATATGTAGTGACTATCCTGTGTTTTGGGGGGTGTATTTTTGGATTATCCGCAAAAGCTAAGGACAATCCCGATACCCAACTTCCTCGCACTGTTGTTAACAGTCTAGAGCGCAATCAAATCCCTCTGAGCGCAATTAGTATCTCTGTTACAGAAATTGAACCAGGAAAACCTGGAAAGCACTTGGGCAAAGCCATTTTGGGTTGGCGAGAATCCGAGCCCATGAACCCTGCATCAACTATGAAGGTGATAACCACTTTGGCAGGTCTAGATATTCTTGGACCACAGTATCGCTGGCGAACAAAAATCTTTACTGATGGCGTCATTCGTCAAGGCACACTAATAGGTAACCTTTATTTACAGGGCAGCGGCGATCCTAAATTTATCCCCGAAGAACTTGCTAAGCTCATGAAAGATTTACAAGCGCTTGGTATTCAAAAAATTGACGGTAATTTATTTTTTGATCGTAGCGCCTATGCGCCAAGCGTGATGGAGCACAATACGATCGATGGTGAGTCCTTAAGGGCTTATAACGTTCCGCCAGATCCATTGCTTTATGCATTTAGAACTCTCTCATTTCAGCTTGGCAAATCCCGTACAGCTGACTTTATTGACATTAACTACACACCAACCCTTTCTCAACTTAAAGTTGTTAATCAAATGCAACTCGTTGATCGATCTTGTGATAACTGGAAAAGCAATATTCGCTTTAATCTAGACCCAGAAGTCGTAGCAAGCACCGATCAAGCTATCACAGCCCAATTTTCAGGATCTTTTCCAAATGCATGCAAAAGCGTGAACTTCAATGTTGTCGCACTCGACCCAAACACTTTCTTGACACAGGGTTTTGCTGCGGCATGGGAGCTTGCTGGTGGAGCTTGGGTAAAGCCTCCCGTAGGAAAAGATGGCGCAGTTCCACTGGCAGCCAGACTATTACTGCAATTTGAAGGGATCCCTCTTGCTGATGATGTGCAAGATATTAATAAGTACTCTAATAATGTAATGGCTCGCCAACTACTGCTGACTTTGGCATTAGAAAAGATGGGTAAACCAGCCACTACCACTAATGGCGATTTAGTTATTCAGAGTTGGCTTAAACAAAATGGCCTTTATTTCAACGGACTTGTGATCGAAAATGGATCGGGCCTTTCTCGGAATGAAGCAATCACTGCAGACCAAATGAATCAGCTCTTATTAAAAGCGCGCAATCTACCTATTAGCGAAGTGTTCTACAACAGCCTACCCATTGCAGGTGCCGATGGAACAATGCGCAACCGCTTAATGACTCAACTACGAAAATTTTTACATCTCAAGAAAAAACCTGAAGTCAGAATGAAGACTGGCTCACTTGCTGATGTTCGAGCTATCTCGGGGTATGTGGTGAGTAAATCCGGAAAAATGTATGCCGTTAGCTCATTTATCAACCACCCTAACGCTTGGAAAGGACTAGAAGCCCACGATCAATTGCTATCGTGGCTACTTGAGGATGGTCCAGAACCAAAGCACGCGCGCTGA
- a CDS encoding 5-(carboxyamino)imidazole ribonucleotide synthase yields MANRMEPILPGSYLGILGGGQLGRMFTQAAQAMGYKVCVLDPGSDSPAGSIAEKFIQADYTDSAALKEVAALCAAVSTEFENVPAQALDELESLGVFVAPRSSCVSLAQNRIAEKNFLATWKSETNIGPAPNFVIEHDADIAHVPKDLFPGILKTARMGYDGKGQITVHTADQLTDAWVELGKVPCVLEKRLELDFEVSALVVRAYDDSVVAYPVSQNVHRDGILHTSTVPAPSLKPAQEKKIIDAAKALIRKIDYVGVLCVEFFVLKNGDIVANEIAPRPHNSGHYTMDACVSSQFEQQVRAMARLPLGDTRQLAPVSMLNLLGDLWFGKNEDQAKEPAWNKVLAHPDAKLHLYGKSAPRMGRKMGHINCLGEALNEARQNCAAVATELGIEP; encoded by the coding sequence ATGGCAAATCGTATGGAACCCATTTTGCCGGGTTCGTATTTGGGAATATTGGGTGGCGGTCAGTTAGGGCGCATGTTTACTCAAGCCGCTCAAGCCATGGGCTATAAAGTTTGTGTGCTTGATCCAGGATCTGATAGCCCTGCTGGTTCAATCGCTGAGAAATTTATTCAAGCTGATTACACAGACTCTGCCGCTTTAAAAGAGGTGGCTGCTTTGTGCGCAGCCGTTAGCACTGAATTCGAAAATGTCCCTGCGCAGGCACTTGATGAGCTTGAGTCTTTAGGGGTCTTTGTAGCACCGCGTAGTAGCTGTGTTTCTTTAGCCCAAAATCGCATTGCCGAAAAGAATTTCCTAGCCACGTGGAAGTCTGAAACTAATATTGGTCCAGCACCTAATTTCGTGATTGAGCATGATGCCGACATTGCTCATGTGCCAAAAGATTTATTTCCTGGAATCCTGAAAACAGCCCGTATGGGTTATGACGGCAAAGGTCAGATTACCGTTCATACTGCAGATCAATTGACTGATGCTTGGGTAGAGTTGGGTAAAGTTCCTTGTGTATTAGAAAAACGCTTGGAATTAGATTTCGAGGTCTCTGCTCTGGTAGTACGAGCTTACGACGATTCAGTAGTTGCTTATCCAGTCTCTCAAAACGTGCATCGCGATGGAATTTTGCATACCTCTACAGTGCCTGCGCCTTCATTAAAGCCTGCGCAAGAGAAAAAAATTATCGATGCTGCTAAGGCGCTGATACGGAAGATTGATTACGTTGGCGTGTTGTGTGTCGAGTTCTTTGTTTTAAAGAATGGCGATATCGTTGCTAATGAAATCGCTCCTAGACCACATAACTCTGGGCATTACACCATGGATGCTTGCGTTAGCAGTCAGTTTGAGCAACAGGTCAGGGCAATGGCTCGACTACCATTAGGCGATACCCGTCAATTAGCCCCAGTTTCAATGCTCAATCTCTTGGGCGACCTTTGGTTTGGTAAGAATGAAGATCAAGCAAAAGAGCCAGCGTGGAATAAGGTGCTTGCACATCCGGATGCTAAATTACATCTCTATGGAAAATCTGCCCCCCGCATGGGTAGAAAAATGGGTCACATCAATTGCTTGGGCGAAGCATTAAATGAAGCTCGTCAAAATTGTGCCGCTGTCGCCACTGAGCTGGGCATAGAACCCTAG
- the groL gene encoding chaperonin GroEL (60 kDa chaperone family; promotes refolding of misfolded polypeptides especially under stressful conditions; forms two stacked rings of heptamers to form a barrel-shaped 14mer; ends can be capped by GroES; misfolded proteins enter the barrel where they are refolded when GroES binds): protein MAAKDVVFGDSARTKMVEGVNILANAVKTTLGPKGRNVVIERSFGGPTVTKDGVSVAKEIELKDKLQNMGAQMVKEVASKTADIAGDGTTTATVLAQSIVREGMKYVVSGHNPMDLKRGIDKAVTAAIGELAKISKPCTTTKEIAQVGSISANSDHSIGQRIAEAMEKVGKEGVITVEDGKSLDDELEVVEGMQFDRGYLSPYFINQPEKQVAVLDNPYVLLFDKKIANIRDLLPVLEQVAKSGRPLLIIAEDVEGEALATLVVNNIRGIIKTCAVKAPGFGDRRKAMLEDIAILTGGTVIAEEIGLTLEKTTLEHLGQAKRIEVGKENTIIIDGAGDAKAIEARVKNIRVQIEEATSDYDKEKLQERVAKLAGGVAVIRVGAATEVEMKEKKARVDDALHATRAAVEEGIVPGGGVALIRAMQGIKGLKGDNADQDAGISIVLRAMQEPLRTIVSNAGEDAGVVVNAVQESKGNNGYNAATGEYGDLVSQGVIDPTKVTKTALVNAASVAGLLLTTDCAISEAPKEESAGGGMPDMGGMGGMGGMGGMM from the coding sequence ATGGCAGCAAAAGACGTTGTATTTGGAGATAGCGCTCGTACCAAGATGGTCGAGGGTGTCAATATTCTTGCGAACGCAGTAAAAACAACTCTCGGACCAAAAGGCCGTAACGTTGTTATCGAGCGCTCATTTGGTGGCCCAACTGTTACCAAAGACGGTGTGTCTGTAGCAAAAGAAATCGAACTCAAAGATAAGTTGCAAAACATGGGTGCGCAGATGGTTAAGGAAGTTGCTTCCAAGACTGCTGATATCGCTGGTGACGGTACAACTACCGCTACTGTTTTGGCACAGTCGATTGTTCGCGAAGGTATGAAGTATGTTGTGTCTGGCCACAATCCAATGGACCTCAAGCGTGGTATCGATAAGGCAGTAACTGCTGCTATCGGCGAACTCGCTAAGATCAGCAAGCCTTGCACAACTACCAAGGAAATCGCTCAAGTAGGCTCTATCTCTGCTAACAGTGATCACAGTATTGGTCAGCGCATTGCAGAAGCGATGGAAAAAGTAGGTAAAGAAGGCGTTATCACTGTTGAAGATGGCAAGTCTTTGGATGATGAGTTGGAAGTAGTTGAAGGTATGCAGTTTGATCGTGGCTATCTCTCTCCATATTTCATTAACCAGCCTGAGAAACAAGTTGCCGTATTGGATAACCCATACGTACTATTGTTTGATAAGAAGATCGCCAACATCCGTGATTTGCTCCCAGTGCTTGAGCAAGTAGCGAAGTCTGGCCGTCCATTGTTGATCATTGCTGAAGATGTTGAGGGCGAAGCCTTGGCTACTTTGGTTGTGAATAATATCCGCGGCATTATCAAGACCTGTGCTGTTAAGGCTCCAGGCTTTGGCGATCGTCGTAAGGCAATGCTCGAAGACATCGCAATCTTGACTGGCGGTACTGTTATTGCCGAAGAAATTGGCCTCACACTCGAGAAAACAACTCTTGAGCACCTCGGTCAAGCGAAGCGTATCGAAGTAGGTAAAGAGAACACTATCATTATTGATGGTGCTGGCGATGCTAAAGCAATCGAAGCACGCGTGAAGAATATACGTGTACAAATTGAAGAAGCCACAAGCGATTACGACAAAGAAAAATTGCAAGAGCGTGTTGCCAAGTTGGCAGGCGGTGTTGCGGTGATTCGTGTTGGCGCTGCTACTGAAGTTGAAATGAAAGAGAAGAAAGCTCGTGTTGATGATGCGTTGCATGCAACTCGCGCTGCCGTGGAAGAAGGTATTGTTCCTGGCGGTGGCGTAGCATTGATTCGTGCAATGCAAGGTATCAAAGGCTTGAAAGGTGATAACGCTGATCAAGACGCTGGTATCAGCATCGTATTGCGCGCAATGCAAGAACCGCTACGCACTATCGTGAGCAACGCTGGCGAAGATGCTGGTGTGGTGGTTAATGCTGTGCAAGAGAGCAAGGGCAACAACGGCTATAACGCAGCTACCGGCGAGTATGGTGACCTCGTATCTCAAGGTGTGATTGACCCAACCAAGGTTACAAAAACTGCATTAGTAAATGCAGCATCTGTTGCCGGCTTGTTGTTGACAACCGATTGCGCAATCTCCGAAGCGCCAAAAGAAGAATCTGCTGGCGGTGGCATGCCTGATATGGGTGGCATGGGCGGCATGGGTGGTATGGGCGGCATGATGTAA
- a CDS encoding diguanylate phosphodiesterase, with product MSPKSRLYTLIKAWKNKPFQEVRDACGAPWLGLNSQALEEHQSWSKRQAISHEPIFNNKGTKLTGSLFRPLLQAPDMQLLRLFMEGLDTISYWHRSGRFILGILPIPIHAIANSEYVDALSDLILNSRLPVGLVALGIQSLPEPDLADACIEGMLRMRRLGVLLHFIHFTGNLEELKWVDELKMEGIHLNMNDLREQTLSLEALSDIRRGPYSPTQIYASNITLVKDLENATAWQIDHCYGGLMMPPISRHQMLQINDSRIAKAIFSLHPHQHLNRNGDK from the coding sequence ATGAGCCCGAAATCCCGGCTGTACACGCTTATAAAAGCATGGAAGAACAAGCCCTTCCAGGAAGTACGAGACGCCTGTGGCGCACCCTGGCTTGGCCTAAATAGCCAAGCTCTTGAAGAACATCAATCCTGGTCCAAGCGACAAGCGATTAGTCATGAACCTATTTTTAATAACAAAGGCACAAAACTGACAGGATCTTTATTCAGGCCACTACTGCAGGCCCCCGACATGCAATTACTTCGCTTATTCATGGAAGGTCTAGATACGATTTCTTACTGGCATCGTAGCGGTCGCTTCATTCTTGGAATTTTGCCCATTCCAATACATGCAATTGCCAACAGCGAATATGTTGACGCATTAAGCGACTTGATACTGAATTCTCGACTACCAGTTGGCCTAGTTGCGCTGGGCATTCAATCGCTTCCCGAACCTGATCTTGCCGATGCATGTATAGAGGGAATGCTACGCATGCGTCGTCTTGGTGTATTGCTTCACTTTATTCATTTCACCGGCAACCTTGAAGAGCTTAAGTGGGTGGATGAATTAAAGATGGAAGGAATTCATCTCAATATGAATGATCTTCGTGAGCAAACTCTTTCGCTAGAAGCCCTGTCTGACATTAGGCGAGGTCCGTACTCACCAACTCAGATCTACGCCAGCAATATAACGCTTGTGAAAGATTTAGAGAATGCAACCGCCTGGCAGATAGATCATTGCTATGGCGGCCTCATGATGCCTCCAATTAGTAGGCACCAGATGTTACAGATAAACGATAGTCGAATCGCTAAAGCCATTTTTTCGCTGCACCCTCATCAACACCTAAACCGAAATGGAGACAAGTAA